The Cucumis melo cultivar AY chromosome 6, USDA_Cmelo_AY_1.0, whole genome shotgun sequence genome includes a region encoding these proteins:
- the LOC103501589 gene encoding 1-acyl-sn-glycerol-3-phosphate acyltransferase-like, with the protein MENFGAASLRSRRLESYINTSSEPIKREVPKYSVDEQIPKSEKTDIYVDDNGWSSVLVSCFRIVFCFLTMMVTTFVWALIMLLLLPWPYQRIRQGNIYGHVTGRLLMWILGNPIKIEGSKFSNERAIYICNHASPLDIFLIMWLTPTGSVGIAKKEIIWYPLFGQLYLLANHLRIDRSNPVAAVESMKQVARAVAKNNLSLIIFPEGTRSKDGRLLPFKKGFVHLALQTQLPIVPIVFTGTHRAWRKGSLRVRPAPLTVKYLPPIQTNNWTVEKIDEYVKTVHETYAKHLPESQRPHQ; encoded by the exons ATGGAGAATTTTGGAGCTGCTTCTTTGAGGAGTAGAAGGTTAGAGAGCTACATCAATACAAGTTCTGAACCAATTAAGAGAGAAGTCCCAAAATATTCTGTTGATGAACAGATACCAAAGAGTGAGAAGACTGATATATATGTGGATGATAATGGGTGGAGTTCAGTTTTGGTATCCTGTTTCAGAATTGTCTTTTGCTTTCTGACTATGATGGTTACTACTTTCGTTTGGGCTCTGATTATGCTTCTGCTCCTGCCATGGCCATACCAGAGGATTAGACAGGGCAATATATATGGCCATGTGACTGGTAGATTACTG ATGTGGATCCTTGGAAATCCAATAAAGATTGAAGGTTCTAAGTTTTCAAATGAAAGGGCCATTTACATTTGCAATCATGCGTCACCTTTGGACATTTTTCTCATAATGTGGCTGACACCCACAGGTTCTGTTGGCATTGCAAAAAAGGAG ATCATATGGTACCCTCTATTTGGACAACTGTACCTTCTCGCTAACCATCTTCGCATCGATCGTTCAAATCCAGTTGCAGCAGTTGAGTCCATGAAACAG GTAGCTCGAGCAGTTGCAAAAAATAACTTGTCCTTGATCATATTCCCTGAGGGTACTCGGTCTAAGGATGGAAGGTTGCTTCCTTTCAAAAAG GGCTTTGTCCATTTGGCATTGCAAACACAGCTGCCAATAGTTCCTATTGTCTTCACTGGCACTCATCGGGCATGGAGAAAGGGCAGCTTACGTGTACGACCAGCCCCTCTAACTGTGAAGTATCTTCCTCCAATACAAACCAACAATTGGACAGTGGAAAAGATCGACGAATACGTGAAAACAGTACACGAAACTTATGCCAAACACCTACCAGAGTCGCAAAGACCTCATCAGTAA